The Populus alba chromosome 6, ASM523922v2, whole genome shotgun sequence genome contains a region encoding:
- the LOC118030860 gene encoding secoisolariciresinol dehydrogenase: MTTTGFISSVARRLQGKVALITGGASGIGECTAKVFAHHGAKVVVADIQDESGRSLAKALGPSNSTYVHCDVTDEAQVKNAVNAAVTTYGKLDIMFNNAGIADESKARIIDNEKVDFERVLQTNVTGVFLGIKHAARVMIPRRNGIIISTASVSSKVGAAASHAYCCSKHAVLGLTKNAAVELGQFGIRVNCLSPYALATPLAKQVIGLDDEHLENLMHALGTLKGVTLQAEDVANAALYLASDEARYVSGHNLFIDGGFTIQNPSFCMFQYPEESS, encoded by the exons ATGACAACAACAGGATTCATCTCTTCAGTTGCTAGAAG GCTGCAAGGAAAAGTAGCCTTAATCACTGGAGGAGCCAGCGGCATCGGAGAATGCACAGCTAAAGTGTTTGCCCACCACGGTGCCAAAGTGGTCGTTGCTGACATCCAAGATGAATCGGGTCGTTCACTTGCTAAAGCCCTAGGCCCATCAAACTCTACCTATGTGCACTGTGACGTAACTGATGAGGCCCAAGTAAAAAATGCTGTGAACGCCGCTGTCACAACTTATGGCAAGCTAGACATAATGTTCAACAATGCTGGCATTGCTGATGAGAGCAAAGCACGCATAATTGACAATGAAAAGGTTGATTTTGAACGTGTTCTGCAGACTAATGTGACGGGAGTTTTTCTTGGCATCAAACACGCAGCCCGTGTCATGATCCCTAGACGCAATGGTATCATAATTTCAACTGCCAGTGTTAGCTCAAAAGTTGGTGCTGCTGCCTCGCATGCATATTGTTGCTCCAAGCACGCTGTTCTTGGACTCACCAAAAATGCTGCTGTTGAGCTTGGGCAATTTGGCATCAGAGTGAACTGTTTATCACCTTATGCGCTTGCAACCCCTTTAGCAAAACAAGTTATTGGTCTCGATGATGAACACCTTGAGAATTTGATGCACGCTTTGGGTACCCTAAAGGGTGTGACCCTTCAGGCAGAAGATGTAGCCAACGCAGCACTTTATCTGGCAAGTGATGAAGCTAGATATGTTAGTGGGCACAATTTATTCATAGATGGGGGTTTTACCATTCAGAACCCATCATTCTGCATGTTCCAGTACCCTGAAGAGTCGTCATAA
- the LOC118030698 gene encoding (21S)-21-acetoxyl-apo-melianone synthase SDR, with product MTGTSLVASQKRLAGKVSIITGGASGIGASAGQLFHENGAKVVLADIQDNLGQALAQKLGEDVCYIHCDVSNEDEVSNLVDATVKKYGKLDIMYNNAGILDRSSGSILDTPKSDLDRLIGVNLVGCFLGAKHAARVMVTQGQGCILFTASACTAIGGLATPAYAVTKHGIVGLAQNLAAELGQHGIRVNCVSPFGVATPMSERFSADTAPMIEELLGQMGNLKGKMPKVEDMARAALYLASDEANYVSGLNLVVDGGFSVVNPTMMKASSPSTPL from the exons ATGACAGGTACCAGTTTGGTTGCATCACAGAAAAG GTTAGCAGGCAAGGTGTCAATCATAACCGGCGGCGCAAGCGGCATAGGAGCAAGTGCAGGGCaacttttccatgaaaatggtGCTAAGGTCGTTCTTGCCGATATCCAAGACAACCTAGGCCAAGCCCTAGCTCAAAAACTTGGTGAAGATGTTTGCTACATCCACTGTGATGTTTCAAACGAAGATGAAGTTAGCAATCTTGTTGACGCCACCGTTAAAAAGTATGGTAAGCTTGATATAATGTATAACAATGCAGGCATCCTGGATCGTTCTTCAGGAAGCATTTTGGACACCCCGAAATCAGATCTAGACCGCCTAATTGGTGTGAACCTGGTAGGTTGTTTCCTTGGAGCCAAACATGCAGCTAGGGTCATGGTAACCCAAGGTCAGGGTTGCATTTTATTCACCGCCAGTGCTTGTACAGCTATTGGTGGACTTGCAACTCCCGCTTATGCAGTGACCAAACATGGTATCGTGGGGTTAGCGCAAAACTTAGCGGCTGAGTTAGGGCAGCATGGTATAAGAGTAAATTGTGTTTCGCCATTTGGAGTAGCAACCCCCATGTCTGAGAGATTTTCGGCAGATACTGCACCAATGATAGAAGAATTACTGGGACAAATGGGTAATCTAAAGGGGAAGATGCCCAAGGTGGAAGACATGGCAAGGGCTGCACTATACTTGGCTAGTGATGAAGCAAATTATGTGAGTGGGCTCAATCTTGTTGTGGATGGTGGGTTCAGTGTTGTTAATCCTACAATGATGAAAGCTTCCTCCCCTTCTACACCATTATAA